AAGCTCCCTGTACTTAAATCCACtttgtgtcatattttaatGCTAAGCTGCTCTAGCAGCACTTCATCAGTTTTATTGCTTTCAtaaaacagcagtaaaacaatatatagaaaaagaaaactaagtattcatatatttttataatacaAGTAAATATTTATCATCTTCCaagctgtatttttatttttaatggctACGTGACATTGTTATTATGTGACATAAAAGCGTGATTGCAGGAGAGCATTGATATATTTGATAATTAATGGTAATTATATTGTTTATGGTTTATTATGTTCCTTAGTAAGGAAGATGTTTCAAAAAAAAGTGGGGGAAATAGAGTTTGAACAAAAGAAGCCACtaattagtattttttcttgagcaaactaaaaataatcaaatattgaCCATGTTTGATCAATACCACATGTGGCATTGAAGTGTGCTGTGATGGCTTAATACCCTGCAGGTTTGTAGTGTTTACTGAATGGGTCTGTGAGTGGTGTTCTGACACATGTTTATGCATACACACCAGCTGATTTGTATAATAATTTATGTGAAGAGTGAAGAGAGAATCTGCCAAAAGAATTAAAGGAAGTTCATCATTCAAAATTGCTGTGACACAGAGGGTTGAGAGCGCGAGTTGTATATATCCCACTAAATTATTAGCTACTATGGTTACTGCTGTTTAAAATAGTAcctaatttatttcatttttaaattgtaattaatttaaCTTATGGGATCACGCCAGAGATTTCTGTCTTTACAAGaaagtattttaatttattggtgtgtgtgtatgtgtgtgtgtgtgtgtgtgtgtgtgtctcattcCAGGTGGACTGGCTGAAGAATGAGGACATCATAGATCCATCACAAGACTCTAACTTTCTGATCACCATCGACCATGATCTTATAATCAAACAGGCCAGGCTCTCAGACACTGCTAACTACACCTGTGTGGCTCGTAATGTGGTGGCCAAAAGACGCAGCAGCACCGCTACTCTCATTGTTTATGGTAATATACACACTTCCTTTTCTTCTGCTCTCACACCTCACATATGAGGAGGAATCTAGTATTATTGTTGTTCACCATAGATGAAATTAAACATTATGAGAGAAGCTGaaagaaatgtattaaatgttaGGGGGATTGGTTTATAAGTCAACCCTTTATTCATGAATTCCGGGTTAGTTTGGTTTAGCATTGCACTATGTTGAGTGATAATAGTGACAAAACACAAATGggaaaattgaatattttagcAGTTCTATacctaaattaaattaaactacaCATAGTGgaattttgtacttttatgtaAGACAATGGTAAAACTTTTAATGAAATCTGATTCTGATcactcactgtctgtctgtttgtctgtccgtctgtctgtcagtgagcGGAGGATGGTCCTCTTGGACTGAATGGTCGGAGTGTAATGCTCGGTGTGGGCGGGGCTGGCAGCGACGAACACGTAGCTGCACCAATCCTGCCCCTCTTAATGGAGGAGCCTTCTGTGAAGGCCCACCCTTCCAGAGAGTGACCTGCACCACACTGTGCCCAGGTGAAGATGACATACTCATCTGTATTATTTATATCTTCTTCAGGTGAAGTAGACACGTACTGGTATATCAGGAAATTTCCGAAACGGTCCATTTTATGGGAAGTACCagaattaaatttaaaacttttaaaacatcTACATCAGATGTTGGGTTTCTCTACAGGAGGTTCAACTTTAGAGGAAACCAGAATGTTTTAAGGTCCTCTCAAATTTTTTTCAACCAACCAGGAAAGGATAGCTTTCAGTCAAGTAACTGCTCTGGCGTCATCATGGAAAGTCATTCACATCAGGAACACAGTGTTGTCTGATTCGGGCACTTACTGCTTTGGCCTGTGTGTCAGACCATCCTGACTcaaaaatggtttaaaacaaaccaaagaatGGGTTTGCAAATTGCAAAATGATGCACCTCAAACCATTACATATGCTTCATGTCGCATTCAAACGTCATGCTCAATTCCCCTCGACCTGGAGTGATGGAAGGTATTTAGCTgttagtttttaaatgtctcaCATCTCTGCTGTCTCATTCCAGTGGATGGAGGCTGGACAGAGTGGGCAAAGTGGTCCGCCTGTGGGACAGAGTGCACCCACTGGCGCAGCCGCGAGTGCCAGGCCCCCCCACCCAGGAACGGAGGAAAGCACTGCAGCGGCAGCATGATGGAGAGTAAAAACTGTACTGAGGGGCTGTGTGCACGCAGTAAGTCACCTAGTCAATGCATTCGAATTTGGGTGACGGTTACATGTCCAAATTGAGTAAATATTCAGTtcatatatatgttttattgatgtaatgTATCCAAAAGTATTAGTTCACTTACAAATTCAGTAGTTCAGTTGTTTAATATCTGAAAGAATATAATGTGTCTATCAGGGTCAATTCCCTAACAGCACATTTGCTGCTTCAGGTGGTTGTTGAATTCATAATAGAAAATCTTGCAGGCAGTGATTTTGTTGCTCATAGTTCACTTTTATTAGGTGCATTGCATTTCAAAGCTATTTTGTACAGGGCAATATTCCCAAGGTGTTTAGCTATAGCAGCGGCATTGGGAAGAGCGTGAATGATGTaaagagagatgaaaggaaaaacagcTAAATCTCAGGCAGATGTTTCATGAAGGAAAATTTAGGTTCACAAAGAGAGAAGGCAAGTGATCCACATCTAAAAagcacagatggagagagagagagacagagaaagagagacggaATGCGTGGAGTGGGAAGCGAGCATGACACAGCCAAGTCGAAAAATTGAGCATATGAGAGTGAGTCAGACTCACACTGACACCCAATGTGCAGCCCGTGATGAGCTGGGAAGAATCCAGCTGACAGCGCATTAGAGTCTTAGAGACGCACATCCACAGAGGCGGTGAGATACATTCAAGTGCACACTTAaaatgacatacacacacacacaagacacaaaccAACACGCCCGAGCATGCAGACGAACCTCCTAAACCTCCTGCACGTGCAACGGGGGGGGGGAATCATATGCACACTCGGAGCAACACTGTGCTTCAACTCTATCTGACGTACACACGAGTCTTGACATAAACAGGCTTCCATGGAGCGGCCAGATTAGACAAATACACTTTCTGATTTggctgcacagagcagagcatTCTCAGGAGGTCGTCAGGAAAACATGCACTCAAGTGACACGAGGGGGAAGATGGGAAgcactgcactgtaaaaaaaatcagtaaatgtGTCACTTGGCAAACTACAGGTTACTGActgccttattttttttctcagcacgttaatatgaatattttgttgTGAAGAATTGTCCCAGTGACATTGAATCATTGCATTCTTTGCTTCAGACAATCAAACAGAAGCTCACTCTAATGTCTCATAAGCTAAATACACCAGGTCATAAATGTAAAATGCTTTGAGACACCACAAGCCATCGTCTTCACTGCATATTGGTGGTTTTTAATTGGTGTTGGATGAATGGGAGAGTCGGGGGAACCCATTTGTTTTGATGATGCGTGGGAGAGAAGGTTATTTGGTTTGAGATCTAGTAAGCGACACAATCCGACATTCGTCAGAACTACTCGCTCAGTGATGATTCATATTGGTGATGATTCATATCGGTGTTATCTTGGAAAAGACTGTTCCCGTCAGGATGgaggtgttttgttttgtttttttcatcatagGATAGAGGTGATAACATACCCTGTAGGGGGTATACAGCGATGTTAGTGGCACTGACAACATGGTTTCAATCTACATTGTCTCCTCCGTGTACCACACAACACCACCATCCTTGCTCATTTTCAAAACCATCGTTATTTCTGCCACTCTCATCTAAATGATAATAATCTCTTTCAGCCATTTTCTAATCagcttttattgtcatttttctatGTACATTATATAAACAATTATGCTGAGCTTACACATTCATGCTCCAGTGCTGGCCATTCTCACACACTTGTAGAAAAGGTTATTTTCTTTAGATATTTTCTTGCTTGCAGTATGccttttatgtttacatttctattttcaTATTGATGAGCTATTGTTTACTTTCCTGTTTCTTCTTTGTATTATGTTATTGTATCTTTCATTTGCATAACGACTAAGTCCATccatttttatgttgtgttttttttttctttcttctcttgttttttctcctgttcaAACAGATAAAAAGATTTCTATTGAACATGCAAGCCATCGTAAGTTCACCTTCCCATGACTTCACCCTCTTACTGCTCACTGTTTCCCTCTCTCatactgtctgtgtttgtacagtacgtgtgcgtgtgtgcctGCCTGTGCGTGCATACAGGTTAGGAGTCCTAACATCTGTGTTAGCATGTGGAGCTGAGTGCGTGCAGCGTTTTGTGGTGAGCCTGTCTATCCGCACTTTGTTGTCATCTCAGATCGAGTTCAGTGAAGACATGCCTCACCTTCTTGTCCGGCCTGCTTATGAATGTTGTTATCCCGTCTTGTCTAGTCTGTTGACTAAGCGTAGCATAGGTTTCCGAGCTGGCTCCTTGTTAGCACATCGTACCATTTACATAGCAGCTTGCTTCAACTGTGGATAGAACAAAAGAAGATACAATTACAACAAACTGATTAATAAATTATGGTATAATTAGGCAAAATGCCCCAAAACTATTCATTTCACTATAACTCAACATGGCAGAGGGGAAAATCTGAAAGCTCTGTTGACAGAGGGAGCAAAATGACATGGCTCTAAGCTGAGACACTTTGATCTATAGGCTATGAGGTGAAAGTATAGCACTTCCTGGAGAAAAACAGTTCTGTCTGACTTTCAGTTAATCTGTGATATAGTTTACATTTGAAGTGATGGTAATTCCTCTAGCTTAATGTGACGTGGGCTCAGGGGAGAGCAGCCacggtaatgcacctaattcGCTATTGTTCCGTTTCTGGTAATAAGTGCGGACGGCTGTCGGATTCGGTTCCATCGCGCCACGTGAGCATGGGAGCTCTCCTCTGCCAGCCCGTCTGCCTCCGgcttttcctctcctccacactTCCTTCTACTCTTACTGCTTCTCTGTAGCGTCTGTGGTTTCCTCCAACTTCTTCCctgctctcttctcctcttttaaCATGGGCCTTTAACTCAAGCACTGCTATCCTTATcgcctctctcctcctcaccacACTTATAATCCCTCTGTCCTCTCAACAAATCACAACCTTATCTAAATCATTCCCATCCCTTTTGCCAAATTGCCTCTCCTCTAGCTCTCTCCTCGGTTTATCCAGCCTGtctactcctttttttttttttttttttttttttgctcctttttgtctcccGCCAACTTCACTCCttgtcttctcctcttttctgctGTGGTGTGACTGGCTCACGTGTCTGAGTTGGGTCTGGCTCTGCTAGTGTTGGGGAGTCACAGCTAAACAGGCTGTGGTGGGCCTGCTGACCAGTCACAACCAATCACCCagcaggaaaaaagagagagagccaACAGGGAGCAGGTGAAGTTAAGGCCAACTACCCTCCTCACCCTACTTCCACCCATGCTGCTTTTTGGTGTCAGATGTACCTCCTGCGGGCTAGTAGGAGCTAGTTTCCAATGTTGCTCGGATGatctttaacaaaaaaagatacAGCTTTCGCTAGAATCAAACTGGACGCTGGGTACATCATAGCAGGTATACTGCCagagtaaaagaagaagaataggttcacatttgtacatactgtatgcccGTATGTACATACAGGATCATTCCTTCTCTCCATACTGGCTGTGAAGTGATCCCATCCCTAATGAGATTCCCATGTAACAGATGAAGAACTAAATCCACAGTACACTGATGCTAAAATGAGACTTCAGCTGACTGACTTAGTCACACAAATTTTCCAGGGATGCACTGATccaactttttctctcctgataCCAGTTCTAATACCTCAGATACTGATTGGCCAGTGCTTTCTTTCCCAGCTTTAAAAACTATATAGGTTACAGCATGAATCTCATTTGGATccttatttttatgttaactaACATGATTCCAGGGTAACTCAGTCAAGGACTTGCCATGACTGAATTAATGTCACTCATAGCAAAAACTGTGAATTTTATGACATTGACAAAGAAACTGTCACATCGTACCTGATCCACCTAATAAGATACATGGTTGATTTGATttactcagactgctgaaggctcatattagcttcagctgaactttggaatatatttttacacaaaatgaggactgtggattttgttctcCATATGTTAAACTGGAAGCGCATCAGGGAGGGATCTCTTCAAGCACAGTATGGACGGGGGACAAGTACAGCGACCAACAGCTCCTTCAATGTACATAAAGGCGTGTCAGCATTGTgataagatagacttgaaaaaatgtgaacctaccCTTGAAGATTTTAATTTCAACTATGGCTgctcaagcaaaaaaaaagggctgcaaccatttattattttcattatcaattaatctgttgattttaTCGGTCATGtactttataaaatgtcagtattagaataaatagagaaaaaagGGCCTGTCATAATTTCCTAGAGTCCGAGGTCACatcttcagattgcttgttttgtccaattaACAGTCAAATTCCCAAACATGCAATTACAAagatttaaaagagaaaaaaacagcaaaacctCACTTTTTAGAAGCTGAGACAAGTGATATTTTCGCATCCTTGAATTGACAAATGACTTTGAAAGgattaatcaatttaaaaaattgctGTTGATTGACATTCTGATGATTGACTAATCCATTAATTAACTAATCCACTCAACAATCATTTAGACTACTTAGCTACaacagaaaagaataaaaaaatcagatatctaaaaaactacattttcttccctcttgtgttttcctttcatttgtatctgtgtgttttcactcgTGTCTCATTATGAAGTCTTGACAGTCTGTCCTTCTGTCCCTCTTGCAGCGCTGGCTCCAGGTATGGGTGTAGCAGTCTACGCTGGTCTGGTGGGGGCCTTGCTGCTGTGTGTGATACTGGTGCTATGTGTGGGTGTGCTGGCATATCGCCGCAGATGCCGCCATCTCCACGGAGACATCACCGATTCTTCGTCAGCTCTCACCGCTGCCTTCCACCCTGGCAACTACAAGCCTCCCAGACAGGGtgagttcacacacacagtctcacatacgcccagtcacacacacgcacatcatacagtacacactcacacacaattcCCctgtttaacattttgtgtatattttcacaaatattcttgtttttactcaTCCTTATAGAAGCACGTCTTcacaattcatttcattatcACGCTGCTATTTATATCATcccataaattatttttttatcattatctcCTCTCGCACTGTCAATTCTCCATTCTTTACTGCATTacaattttttacattttgagcaTTTGTCATGGTATCCCTTCTCTTGTTCTTGCAATCAAATATTAATTAGCAACATTAATCAATTTCACTCGCATCACTTTTAGCACTCTCAGCCTGGCCTGTGTCATTTCTGGTGATAAGagagctcctctcttctcctgtgtCCACAGATAACCCTCACCCTCTGAATCCCTCAGCTCCTCCGGATCTGACAGCTACAGCGGGGGCCTTCCGTGGCCCGCTCTTCTCCCTGCAGCAGGGGGTCAACGACAGCCCCCATAAAATCCCAATGACCACCTCTCCCCTGCTGGACCCCCTGCCCAGTCTCAAAATCAAGGTGTACAACTCCTCCACTCTTTCCTCTCTGGAGCTCCCCGCTGACATGTGCATGGTCGACGGGGAGATCCTCAGCCTGAAGTCGGTGGGTACTGTGGGTAGAGAGCGAGATTACCACAGCCACACCCTGTCCAGAGAGCCTGGGCTGAGCACCAGCGCCACCCTGGGAAATCTGGGAGGACGCCTCACCATCCCAAACACAGGTAATAAGAAACTCTACAAAACGcaattttcttttcatgcttGGTATCAAGATGTGACCCAGTGTGAACCAATTACATTATCAGTGAATCATagataagacaaaataaaatatgatccCTTCTCCCTCAGGTGTGAGTCTGTTGGTCCCACCTGGCACCATCCCCCAGGGGAAGTTCTATGAGATGTACCTCATCATCAACAAGTGGGACAAAACAACGTGAGTACTCCTCTGTTTCACTCATCTTCTTTGCAACCACAAGGCAGAATAGACCTTACTCTCACCTCAATCAGAATTTTTCACATGCAAAGCCCGCCTATTGTGAACCACCTACCTGTGAAGTTTATTTGGAAGTGCTGTCACTTTTTCCATGGATAAAAAATGATCAACTTGTTTCAATTTTATACTAAAATCTGAGTGGATTAATTTCTTGCCAATTTTCCGAATCTTTGATATTCATTTTGCTTCAGATACGTAAATACAAGCTTGTTTCAAACTGTGTCATGGCCACAGTGTTcttttataaatgaaatgtgatgttttggCAACTGTTGCAAATACAAGattctccctgtgtgtgtgaaatttaCAGGCTACCCTCTGAGGGCAGTCAAACCGTGCTAAGTCCTGTGGTGAGCTGTGGCCCATCCGGCATGCTGCTGAATCGTCCTGTTGTCCTTACATTGCCCCACTGTGCCCAGCTAGACACACCTACACCTGACTGGACACTCACACTCAAGACACAGACCCATCAGGGCGCATGGGAGGTGAGACAGCCTCTCACTGGTCTCAAATAATGGATATCCTGTTGTCCGATGTGTGGCAGCGTTGAACCTGACTTCAACCTTTTTTTCAGGAGGTGCTGACAGTGGGAGAAGAGACTTTGTCATCTCCGTGCTAcctgcagctggaggaggagtgTTGTCATGTTCTCATGGAGCAGCTGGGAACCTATGGCCTGGTGGGCCAATCCTGCCCTCCACAACCTGCCTGCAAGCGCCTGCAGCTGGCATTGTTTGCCCCCCGAGCGCCCTGCCTCTCCCTGGACTACAGCCTCCGTATTTACTGCATCCACGACACTCCGCATGCACTCAAGGTGCTGCTTGTGTGTTCGTCAATCTCTTTTGCCTGTATGAGTGTAGATGTTCACAATCAGTCTGTTTGTCCAGCTGGTTGCCAATCTTCCTCATGCTGTTCTGTTGCTATTTTCAGCTCTGTTGCCTTTCTTGCTTTTccctttctttgtgtgtttgatgtatgTCTTTGTTGTGTCAATCTGGCAGTCATATTTATAGTGTCAAGAAGTACAGTACAGGTAATTTACTTAAGTCTGCACAAGGCTTTGGGTGACTGAGTCCCATCGCCTCTAAACTGCAGATGCACCCTTCTTGGCCAAATTAAATTCCAGTAACAAATATTGACATTTCCTGTCTCACTGgaagaaatgactcaaaatattACAGCACAATACAACCAGCAAATGAGCACTCCATCCAGAGACTCACTGatgttaaatattttctctctcacacaatcCCTTTTGTGTAAAGTGTTCACAGAGCAGCCGGGCTGGTAAACATGAGCGTGCTGTGTGCAGTTTACTGGCATCACATTACATGATTTCTGGCTGCTAAAGTTCAAACACCTTTCAAACTGTTAGTTCTAACACATCTCCCATCTCGAGACGCCGACCACACGACGCATTTTaatgaagctttttttaaagaataaaagttgtttttgaattgtaaatgataataaatgatgaaataaatctGTTCTTCTCTATGCCTCTGTGCAGGAGGTGCTGGATTTGGAAAGGAGTCTAGGTGGAGTCTTGCTGGAGGACCCCAAGCCACTGCTCTTCAAAGACAGCTACCACAACCTGCGTCTGTCCATCCACGACATTCCTCAC
This genomic stretch from Thunnus albacares chromosome 14, fThuAlb1.1, whole genome shotgun sequence harbors:
- the unc5b gene encoding netrin receptor UNC5B: MLSARMQRDQGLGPLVLLLLVGGYVVSGSESSDYSEAEVLPDSFPSAPAEPLPEFLLEPEDAFIVKNRPVQLRCRASPATQIYFKCNGEWVNQNDHITRESLDQITGLVLREVDISVSRTQVEELFGLEDYWCQCVAWSSAGTTKSNRAYVRIAYLRKNFEQEPLGREVRLEQEVLLQCRPPEGMPAAEVDWLKNEDIIDPSQDSNFLITIDHDLIIKQARLSDTANYTCVARNVVAKRRSSTATLIVYVSGGWSSWTEWSECNARCGRGWQRRTRSCTNPAPLNGGAFCEGPPFQRVTCTTLCPVDGGWTEWAKWSACGTECTHWRSRECQAPPPRNGGKHCSGSMMESKNCTEGLCARNKKISIEHASHPLAPGMGVAVYAGLVGALLLCVILVLCVGVLAYRRRCRHLHGDITDSSSALTAAFHPGNYKPPRQDNPHPLNPSAPPDLTATAGAFRGPLFSLQQGVNDSPHKIPMTTSPLLDPLPSLKIKVYNSSTLSSLELPADMCMVDGEILSLKSVGTVGRERDYHSHTLSREPGLSTSATLGNLGGRLTIPNTGVSLLVPPGTIPQGKFYEMYLIINKWDKTTLPSEGSQTVLSPVVSCGPSGMLLNRPVVLTLPHCAQLDTPTPDWTLTLKTQTHQGAWEEVLTVGEETLSSPCYLQLEEECCHVLMEQLGTYGLVGQSCPPQPACKRLQLALFAPRAPCLSLDYSLRIYCIHDTPHALKEVLDLERSLGGVLLEDPKPLLFKDSYHNLRLSIHDIPHTHWRSKLLAKYQEIPFYHIWSGSQRPLHCTFSLERGSLAVSQLTCKICVRQVEGEGQIFQLHTDIQETLPPHSPLPSGGTCLPSSQVGPYAFRLPDSIRQKICASLDAPSARGCDWRLLARSLGFDRYLNYFATKPSPTGVLLDLWEACHQGDADLVSLATALEEMGKSEVLVVMTTDGDC